One window from the genome of Salvia miltiorrhiza cultivar Shanhuang (shh) chromosome 7, IMPLAD_Smil_shh, whole genome shotgun sequence encodes:
- the LOC130991851 gene encoding probable indole-3-pyruvate monooxygenase YUCCA3: MTNMDHHQEEELFTGGRRCVLVNGPLIVGAGPSGLAVGAGLKRQGVPFLILERANCIASLWQKKTYDRLSLHLPKHFCQLPYFPFPATFPEYPSKQQFIDYLESYAKHFGISPIFDESVESAKYDAACGLWRVRSSAAADYLCRWIVVATGENAEKVVPEFEGLSGFAGNVVHACDYKSGEPFAGKRVLVVGCGNSGMEVSLDLCHHRALPSMVVRSSIHVLPKNVFGISTFELAGLMTKWLPLRVADKILVAAARLILGDTAKYGLKRPAAGPLQLKHREGKTPVLDIGTLARIRSGDINVVCGIKRFLEEGVELVNGEVLAVDSVIMATGYSSNVPTWLKESEFFTKDGFPRSPFPNGWKGKDGLYAVGFTRRGLSGASADAVRVAGDIGEIWNQEMKQKRHAVGVACCNRRCKP, from the exons ATGACAAACATGGATCATCACCAAGAGGAGGAGCTGTTCACGGGCGGGCGACGCTGCGTGCTCGTGAACGGCCCCCTCATCGTGGGGGCCGGCCCCTCCGGCCTCGCAGTCGGGGCCGGCCTCAAGCGGCAAGGCGTCCCCTTCCTCATCCTCGAGCGCGCCAACTGCATTGCCTCTCTGTGGCAGAAGAAAACCTACGACCGCCTCAGCCTCCACCTCCCCAAACACTTCTGCCAGCTCCCTTACTTCCCTTTTCCGGCCACCTTCCCGGAATATCCCTCCAAGCAGCAGTTCATCGACTACCTCGAATCCTACGCCAAACACTTCGGCATATCTCCCATTTTTGATGAATCCGTCGAGTCCGCCAAGTACGACGCCGCATGCGGGCTGTGGCGCGTGAGGAGCTCCGCCGCCGCAGACTACCTCTGCCGGTGGATCGTGGTGGCCACCGGCGAGAATGCGGAGAAGGTGGTGCCGGAGTTCGAGGGGTTGAGCGGCTTCGCCGGAAATGTAGTGCATGCTTGCGACTACAAATCGGGAGAGCCCTTTGCAGGGAAAAGGGTTTTGGTCGTTGGGTGTGGGAATTCCGGCATGGAAGTGTCTCTTGATCTCTGCCACCATCGAGCTCTTCCATCCATGGTTGTTCGCAGCTCT ATACATGTGTTGCCGAAGAATGTTTTTGGGATATCGACGTTCGAGCTAGCTGGTTTGATGACAAAATGGCTGCCGCTGCGGGTGGCCGACAAGATACtggtggcggcggcgcggcTGATTCTTGGTGACACGGCCAAGTACGGGCTGAAACGGCCGGCGGCGGGGCCGTTGCAGCTGAAGCACAGAGAGGGGAAGACCCCTGTTCTTGACATAGGCACCCTTGCAAGGATTAGGTCAGGAGATATCAATGTGGTTTGTGGGATCAAGAGGTTTTTGGAGGAAGGAGTTGAGCTTGTCAATGGTGAAGTTCTTGCTGTTGATTCTGTGATCATGGCTACTGGATACTCTAGCAATGTGCCCACATGGTTAAAG GAAAGTGAGTTCTTTACAAAGGATGGGTTTCCAAGATCACCATTTCCAAATGGTTGGAAGGGCAAAGATGGGCTTTATGCAGTTGGTTTTACGAGAAGAGGGCTCTCGGGCGCGTCGGCCGACGCCGTCAGAGTCGCCGGAGACATCGGTGAGATTTGGAATCAAGAAATGAAGCAGAAGAGGCATGCCGTGGGAGTCGCCTGCTGCAATAGAAGATGCAAGCCTTAG